Proteins encoded by one window of Drosophila melanogaster chromosome X:
- the Josd gene encoding josephin domain containing: protein MESPSARTLGNSLGDDSGNGNENGNGSGNGNTTMMPHGIYHERQTRHLCGLHALNNLFQGPDMFSKSELDDYCTTLTPRNWLNPHRSWIGWGNYDVNVIMYALQQRNCEAVWFDRRRDPHCLNLSVIFGFILNVPAQMSLGYYIPLPFHMRHWLALRRLNGSYYNLDSKLREPKCLGTEQQFLEFLATQLQMDHELFLVLDEETDCKDKSQQRWLLPQFRD from the coding sequence ATGGAATCGCCCAGTGCCCGAACTCTCGGGAATTCCCTGGGCGATGACAGCGGCAACGGGAATGAAAACGGGAATGGAAGTGGAAACGGAAACACCACAATGATGCCGCATGGAATCTACCATGAGCGGCAGACACGTCACCTGTGCGGCCTCCACGCACTGAACAATCTGTTCCAGGGGCCCGACATGTTCTCCAAATCGGAACTGGACGACTACTGCACCACATTGACCCCGCGCAACTGGCTGAATCCGCATCGATCGTGGATCGGTTGGGGCAACTACGACGTCAATGTGATCATGTACGCCCTGCAGCAGCGGAATTGCGAGGCGGTGTGGTTTGATCGACGGCGGGATCCACACTGTCTCAATCTGAGCGTCATTTTCGGCTTCATTCTCAATGTACCGGCTCAGATGAGCCTGGGCTACTACATCCCACTGCCCTTCCACATGCGACACTGGCTGGCACTGCGTCGCTTGAACGGCAGCTACTACAATCTGGACTCCAAGCTGCGCGAGCCCAAGTGCCTGGGCACCGAGCAGCAGTTCCTCGAGTTTCTGGCCACCCAACTGCAGATGGATCACGAGCTATTCCTCGTGTTGGACGAGGAGACGGACTGCAAGGATAAGAGCCAGCAACGTTGGCTGCTACCGCAGTTCAGGGATTAA
- the Spx gene encoding spliceosomal protein on the X, with protein MAAGPIAERNQDATIYAGGLDDKVSETLLWELFVQAGPVVNVHMPKDRVTQMHQGYGFVEFLSEEDADYGIKIMNMIKLYGKPIRVNKASAHQKNLDVGANIFIGNLDVEVDEKLLYDTFSAFGVILQTPKIMRDPETGKSKSFAFINFASFEASDAAMDAMNGQYLCNRPISVSYAFKKDHKGERHGSAAERLLAAQNPSTHADRPHQLFADAPVQTMMPQMPGQIPAQMPGQMMPPPMMAPPPPVVPVSNNNMGMLAPPPPVPQPAPFPATIPPPPLPPMTGGQPPLPPAMGIPPPPRMMQPNAWAPPGMPAPPPRPPPTNWRPPPVPFPPTPYARPYQPDGYQY; from the exons ATGGCGGCAGGTCCAATTGCTGAACGCAACCAAG ATGCCACCATCTATGCCGGCGGTCTTGACGACAAGGTGTCGGAAACGCTGCTTTGGGAGCTGTTTGTCCAGGCAGGACCAGTGG TGAACGTACACATGCCCAAGGATCGTGTCACCCAAATGCACCAGGGCTATGGATTCGTCGAGTTCCTCAGCGAGGAAGACGCCGACTATGGAATAAAGATCATGAACATGATCAAGCTTTACGGCAAGCCCATTCGCGTGAACAAGGCGTCGGCGCATCAGAAGAACCTGGACGTCGGCGCCAACATCTTCATTGGCAACCTAGACGTGGAAGTGGACGAGAAGCTGCTGTACGATACGTTCTCCGCCTTCGGCGTTATACTGCAGACGCCGAAGATCATGCGAGACCCAGAGACGGGCAAGTCTAAGAGCTTTGCGTTCATCAACTTTGCCAGCTTCGAGGCCAGCGATGCGGCCATGGACGCCATGAACGGCCAGTACCTGTGCAACCGTCCCATTTCCGTGTCCTATGCCTTCAAGAAGGATCACAAGGGCGAGCGTCACGGTTCGGCTGCGGAGCGCCTGTTGGCCGCCCAGAATCCATCGACCCATGCAGACCGGCCGCATCAATTGTTCGCCGATGCACCGGTGCAAACCATGATGCCCCAGATGCCGGGCCAGATCCCGGCCCAGATGCCGGGCCAGATGATGCCGCCACCCATGATGGCGCCGCCGCCGCCGGTGGTGCCCGTTTCGAATAACAATATGGGCATGCTAGCACCGCCGCCGCCCGTTCCCCAGCCTGCACCGTTCCCAGCTACGATACCGCCGCCTCCGTTGCCACCGATGACCGGCGGAcagccgccgctgccgccagCAATGGGCATTCCGCCGCCGCCTCGCATGATGCAACCAAATGCATGGGCACCGCCCGGCATGCCTGCTCCTCCGCCCAGACCACCGCCCACCAACTGGCGTCCGCCGCCCGTGCCCTTCCCACCCACGCCCTACGCACGGCCCTATCAACCCGACGGCTACCAGTACTAA